The proteins below come from a single Alnus glutinosa chromosome 9, dhAlnGlut1.1, whole genome shotgun sequence genomic window:
- the LOC133877203 gene encoding tetraspanin-3-like, whose protein sequence is MRNSNHLIGVLNFLTFLLSIPILGGGIWLSTRANNTDCLKFLQWPLIIIGVAIMVVSLAGFAGACYRNTFLMWVYLFVMFFVIAALIGFVIFAYAVTGKGSGRQVPNRVYSDYYLQDYTGWLEKRVSDDSYWVKISSCIRDSKACSKMGRTVGGLPEPADTFYLRKLNPIESGCCKPPTECGYVYVNETDWSLGATSSSNLDCSKWNNDQQQLCYSCDSCKAGVLASLKKSWRKVSVINIVVLIILVIAYVVGCAAFRNNRRIDNDEPYGEARMTKSQPSMIQI, encoded by the exons atgagaaatagTAACCACTTGATTGGAGTACTAAACTTCTTGACCTTCCTCCTCTCAATACCAATCCTAGGCGGCGGCATATGGCTGAGCACCAGGGCCAACAACACCGACTGCCTCAAGTTCCTCCAGTGGCCCTTGATAATAATCGGGGTCGCCATCATGGTCGTCTCCCTAGCGGGATTCGCCGGCGCGTGTTACCGCAACACTTTTCTGATGTGGGTTTACCTCTTCGTCATGTTCTTCGTCATCGCCGCGCTTATAGGGTTCGTAATCTTTGCCTATGCGGTCACCGGCAAAGGGTCTGGACGGCAGGTGCCCAACCGGGTGTACTCGGACTATTATCTGCAGGACTACACCGGCTGGCTGGAGAAGCGCGTATCAGATGATAGCTACTGGGTCAAGATCAGCTCTTGTATAAGGGACTCCAAGGCTTGCAGCAAGATGGGGAGGACTGTCGGGGGTCTGCCGGAACCTGCTGACACGTTTTATCTCAGAAAGCTCAACCCTATTGAG TCTGGTTGCTGCAAGCCCCCCACAGAATGCGGCTATGTGTATGTGAATGAGACGGATTGGTCCCTTGGAGCAACCTCCAGTAGCAACCTTGACTGCAGCAAGTGGAACAATGATCAACAGCAGCTTTGCTACTCCTGCGACTCTTGCAAAGCCGGCGTGCTGGCAAGCCTGAAGAAGAGTTGGAGGAAGGTCTCGGTGATTAACATCGTCGTATTAATCATCCTGGTAATTGCTTATGTCGTTGGCTGTGCGGCGTTTAGAAACAATCGCCGGATCGATAACGATGAACCCTACGGCGAGGCAAGGATGACAAAGTCGCAACCTAGTATGATCCAGATTTAA
- the LOC133877202 gene encoding tRNA-splicing endonuclease subunit Sen2-1-like: MEPRWKGKALKAKALAEPMSKIVSQLQSSLIQSDAHGLLAGCSVLIEVESEQTDLLDRACFGGRIITAEKDKDWFQLGLEEAFYLCYSLKCLKIAGDDNCPKNDVELWQCMISKKSTFPDFYKAYSHLRMKNWVVKSGSNYGVDFVAYRHHPSLVHSEYAVLVLSEGEGEVNGRLRLWSDLHCTTRISRSVVKTLLVLKINKNGNGATSPSYLEKYTVVERRVTRWHPEQCREDHMIVEKRTKQREALGKAGLKTKFLQNHDVKLKQGLVGSIQSLSLVRISLIFVSISLIGSCCLMVLF; encoded by the exons ATGGAGCCAAGATGGAAAGGAAAGGCCTTAAAGGCTAAAGCTCTTGCAGAGCCCATGTCAAAGATAGTGTCGCAGCTTCAGTCTTCTCTAATTCAATCAGATGCTCACGGACTTCTCGCTGGCTGCAGTGTACTTATAGAAGTTGAATCAGAACAAACTGATCTTCTAGATCGTGCATGCTTTGGTGGACGCATTATTACAGCTGAAAAGGATAAGGATTGGTTTCAGCTGGGTTTAGAAGAAGCCTTTTACCTGTGCTATTCGTTGAAGTGCCTCAAGATTGCAGGTGATGATAATTGTCCAAAGAATGATGTAGAGCTATGGCAGTGCATGATATCCAAAAAATCAACTTTCCCTGATTTCTACAAGGCTTATTCTCATCTTCGAATGAAAAATTGGGTTGTGAAGTCGGGTTCTAATTATGGTGTGGACTTCGTTGCGTACCGTCACCATCCGTCTCTGGTCCATTCTGAATATGCTGTGCTTGTTTTGTCAGAAGGAGAAGGTGAGGTAAATGGCCGATTGAGGTTGTGGTCCGATCTCCATTGCACAACTCGAATTAGTCGAAGTGTTGTGAAGACGCTTTTAGTTCTTAAGATCAATAAAAACGGTAATGGTGCTACTTCTCCGTCATATTTGGAGAAATACACTGTTGTAGAGCGCAGAGTCACAAGATGGCATCCAGAACAATGCCGTGAAGATCATATGATAGTTGAAAAGAGAACCAA GCAACGAGAAGCTCTTGGAAAAGCAGGTTTAAAGACAAAATTTCTTCAAAACCATGATGTAAAATTGAAGCAGGGCCTAGTTGGATCCATACAGAGTCTTAGCCTAGTTAGGATTAGTCTAATTTTTGTGTCTATTTCCTTAATAGGAAGCTGTTGCCTGATGGTTTTgttttaa